CAGATCTGCTGCTGCCTCGCTAGCCTCCCGCCGGATGCGCGATCTCGGCCCGATCTTCATAGACACGCTGGTCCCGGTGTTCCTCATCGTCGGGGTCGGCTACTTTCTGGGTCCGCGCCTGGAGATCGATGCCAGGTCGCTGGCCCGGGCGGCCTACTACGTGCTGGCACCGGCCTTCATCTTTGAGATCCTCTCGAAGGCCGACCTCGAGGCGGATGTGGTGCTGCGGGTGGTCGGCACGCTCACGATCACAACACTGGTTGGAGGACTCGCAGCTCTGGCAGTAGGTAGAGCACTAGGCCGGCCCGCCAAGGTGACTGCCGCTTTGATCCTCGTTGCGGTCTACGGGAATGTGGGCAACTTCGGCCTGCCGATCATCACCTTCGCTTTCGGAGAAGAGGCGCTTCCACTCGCCGGCATCGCCTTTCTCACCGTCAATGCGCTTGCCTTTTTCATCGGAGTCACCGCCGCAACCTGGCACCGGTTGAGCCCGCTCCGGGCCGTGGCAATGGGCCTGCGCACTCCGGCACTGCTCGTTGCCCTGCCGGCAGTGCTCGTCAACGTCGGTGACGTGGATCTGCCCCTGTTCGCCGACCGTTCGATCGGTCTGCTGGCCAACGCAATGATCCCCGTGATGCTCATGACGCTCGGTGTCCAACTGGCCGCCATGGGTCGACCTCAGGTCAATCGAGATGTGATGCTCGGGTCGGGCCTTCGCCTTCTCCTGGCGCCGGCCGTGACAGCTTTGCTCGTGGCGGGGTTCGGACTCGATGGGGCTGACGCCGGCGTGACCATTGTTCAGTCGGCGATGCCGGCCGCCGTGTTCACGTCGATCATCGCCATCGAGCACGACCTGGTTCCGGATCTGGTGACTACCACCGTGTTGTTCACCACCCTGGCCAGCGCGGTGACTCTCACCGTTTTGCTGCTCTTCGTCTGACGGATCTCACGTGAGTCGATTACCTCCGGGGGTCTGAGGGGCGCCCCACGGGTTGCCCTCCTAGGATGCAGGTCATGACTTTCTCGATTTCGTCCTCATTGTCCGATCTGCTGCGCACGGCCCGGGAGTTCATCGATCAGGAGGTCATTCCGCTCGAAGAGGCCTTCCTCACGGGCACACCCGAAGACCTCGCTCCCGGGATTGCGAAGGCGCGAGCCAAGGCAGAGGCGATGGGAATGTGGGCGCCCGCCCTGCCGGAAGAGGTCGGTGGTGCCGGAATGTCGCTCGTCGAGTTTGCCCATCTCAGCGAGGAGCTGGGCCGCACTCCTCTCGGCCATTACGCCTGCAACGCACAGGCTCCCGACGTCGGCAATATGGAGCTTCTGCTCGGGTACGGCAGCGATGCCCAGAAGGAACAGTGGCTCGAGCCGCTGGTGGCCGGACGGATCCGGAGTGCTTTCTCGATGACGGAGCCCGGGCACGCCGGCTCGAACCCCACCTGGATGTCCACGACGGCCGTCCGGGACGGCGATGAGTACATCATCAACGGCGATAAGTGGTTCTCTAGCAGCGCCGACGGCGCGGCATTCACCGTCGTGATGGCGGTAACCAATCCGGACGCCGAGCGCTACCGGCGGGCGAGCATGATCATCGTCCCGACCGAAAACCCCGGTTTCAAACGGGTCAGGAATACACCAGTGATGGGCGACGTCGGGCACGGCTGGTCGAGCCACGCCGAGGTGTCGTTCAATGACTGCCGGGTCCCGATCTCGAACCGTATCGCCGGTGAAGGCGAAGGATTTGTTCTGGCCCAGGCACGGCTCGGCCCCGGTCGGATTCATCACACGATGCGGTGGATAGGGATCTGCGAGCGCGCCATCGAGTTGATGTCGCGTCATGCCATCGATCGAGAACTGGCGCCGGGACGGCCGCTGGCAACGCGACAGGTCGTACAGCACTGGATCGCCGACAGCCGGGCAGAAACCAATGCCGCTCGCCTGCTGGTGCTCGACGCCGCCCACAAACTCGAAACGGTCGGAAACAAAGCCGCACGCACGGAGATCTCCACGATCAAGTTCTTCGTCGCCAATACCCTCCAACGCGTGGTCGATCGGGCCATCCAGGTGCATGGTGGCCTCGGTATGACCGACTACACGCCTCTGGCGTTCTGGTATCGCCACGAGCGGGCCGGACGGATCTACGACGGGGCCGACGAGGTACACCGCAACGTGGTAGCGCGTGCCGAGTTTGCCAAATACGGCGACGTCGACCTCCGGGGCTGACCAGAGATCGCTGTCTATACCGGCGACCTTGCTCAGAAATCCCTAGCATCGACCGTAGCCGAGACGCAGACGAGAGGGAGTGCAGCATGCATACAGGCAGATTGTTCGCTTTGACCGGGGTGATCATTGGCATCATCGGTCTTTTCCTGAAGGCGCTCACCACCGACGGTGAGAGCCTCTTGCCCGCCTTGAACCAGGCCGATCCGGGGTTCCCCGACGGCATCCCGACGATCTGGGGCGGTCTCGACACATGGGCCCAGATCGTGGTGGTGATCATCATTATCACTGTCGTCGCGCTGGCGTTCTACGGTGCCAGGGCTGCAGCCATGGATCGAACCTCTTCATTGACCGTGGCTGTGCTCGGCGCAGCTCTGCTGGCCTATGCGGTAGTGAAGTTCCTCGAGGCAGGTGATGAGGCAGACACCCTTCAGGCCGGTTTCGCACAAGCTGCCAGTGGGGGCATGATCCCCGAGGCATACACGGTCGGCACGGGGATCGGATTCTTCATCCTGATCGTCGGCACGGTATTGGTGGTTGCCGGAGGCCTGAGCGGGCTACGCAGCAGCGAGTAACTCAAAGCAACGGAGACTCAGGTTGCCGGCTCGTCGAAGAGCCGGCAACTTCGTTTTGGGGCCTCTGGTCGGCTCTGAACCGTACAGACCGTCACCTGGTCGACCCTCCCCATCCTTTGGGGAGACCATCGACGGCGAGTAGCTCAACCGACCTCGACGCCCGCTCCGTGAAGTGCTGCAACCATTCGCTCACCGTCTCCGCTGGTCAGTTCGACGGCAGCCGTGTAACCCAACGGCACCCTGGTACGGAACCCGGCTGCGGTGGCGTCGAGAGCCGTGGCGCCGACGCAGTAGTCGAGGGCGAGACCGACGACGACGGCCGACACAATATCGTTTTGATGGAGAAGTCCGGTGAGCTCCGTCGGTGTCTCGGTACCCGTTTCCGGGTCGCGCATCGTGAATCCCGAGTAGCCGTCCTCACCGTTCGCGCCCTTGCGGACGGTCGGTCCGGCCACGATGAGACGCGGGTGCAGTTCAGCTCCCCACGATTCACCGACGCAGTGCACCGGCCAGATCCCGCCGTCCTTCTGAAAATGGGGGGTTGAGGCGGGGTGCCAATCCTGGGTGTAGACCACGTAGGCACCGGCGGCCGCCGC
The Acidimicrobiia bacterium DNA segment above includes these coding regions:
- a CDS encoding isochorismatase family protein — encoded protein: MHTFESTTALIVVDMQNDFADPDGSLFVSGGEEIVSAINHEIIRAAAAGAYVVYTQDWHPASTPHFQKDGGIWPVHCVGESWGAELHPRLIVAGPTVRKGANGEDGYSGFTMRDPETGTETPTELTGLLHQNDIVSAVVVGLALDYCVGATALDATAAGFRTRVPLGYTAAVELTSGDGERMVAALHGAGVEVG
- a CDS encoding AEC family transporter, producing the protein MRDLGPIFIDTLVPVFLIVGVGYFLGPRLEIDARSLARAAYYVLAPAFIFEILSKADLEADVVLRVVGTLTITTLVGGLAALAVGRALGRPAKVTAALILVAVYGNVGNFGLPIITFAFGEEALPLAGIAFLTVNALAFFIGVTAATWHRLSPLRAVAMGLRTPALLVALPAVLVNVGDVDLPLFADRSIGLLANAMIPVMLMTLGVQLAAMGRPQVNRDVMLGSGLRLLLAPAVTALLVAGFGLDGADAGVTIVQSAMPAAVFTSIIAIEHDLVPDLVTTTVLFTTLASAVTLTVLLLFV
- a CDS encoding acyl-CoA dehydrogenase family protein gives rise to the protein MTFSISSSLSDLLRTAREFIDQEVIPLEEAFLTGTPEDLAPGIAKARAKAEAMGMWAPALPEEVGGAGMSLVEFAHLSEELGRTPLGHYACNAQAPDVGNMELLLGYGSDAQKEQWLEPLVAGRIRSAFSMTEPGHAGSNPTWMSTTAVRDGDEYIINGDKWFSSSADGAAFTVVMAVTNPDAERYRRASMIIVPTENPGFKRVRNTPVMGDVGHGWSSHAEVSFNDCRVPISNRIAGEGEGFVLAQARLGPGRIHHTMRWIGICERAIELMSRHAIDRELAPGRPLATRQVVQHWIADSRAETNAARLLVLDAAHKLETVGNKAARTEISTIKFFVANTLQRVVDRAIQVHGGLGMTDYTPLAFWYRHERAGRIYDGADEVHRNVVARAEFAKYGDVDLRG